The Commensalibacter nepenthis genome has a window encoding:
- a CDS encoding RrF2 family transcriptional regulator has product MLKISKLTDYATILLIHLSHHQKATSSSILAVETGVPEPTVAKVLKMLTRASLVQSCRGAGSGYMLNSALNQITLASVIFAIEGPIDLVNCDREHCRITLENCKLYGKWEGISLQVRNIFEKITVADLQNQTKPFHSC; this is encoded by the coding sequence ATGCTTAAGATATCTAAATTAACAGATTATGCAACTATTCTTTTAATTCACCTTTCACACCATCAAAAGGCAACTTCTTCGTCAATATTGGCTGTTGAAACAGGTGTTCCAGAACCTACGGTGGCTAAGGTTCTAAAGATGTTGACACGAGCATCCCTTGTCCAATCATGTAGAGGCGCGGGCAGTGGGTATATGTTAAATTCTGCTTTAAATCAGATTACCCTTGCTTCAGTCATATTCGCCATAGAAGGTCCCATAGATTTAGTGAATTGTGATCGTGAGCATTGTCGTATTACTTTAGAAAATTGTAAATTATATGGAAAATGGGAAGGGATCAGTTTGCAAGTAAGGAACATATTTGAAAAGATCACTGTTGCAGATTTGCAAAATCAAACTAAACCCTTTCATTCGTGCTAA
- a CDS encoding SUF system Fe-S cluster assembly protein, whose translation MESSAISSIEKQEVESVSKNMQSDSHAEKTDYSSSVESWKPDEDQSVSEEIASVGGEINENAVIDAISTVYDPEIPVNVYDLGLIYAVDLHDDGRVHVEMTLTAPNCPSAQELPIMIEHAIEKVAGVVEVKVEVVWDPPWDVSRMSDEARLTLNMF comes from the coding sequence ATGGAAAGTAGCGCTATATCATCTATCGAAAAACAAGAAGTTGAATCTGTGTCAAAAAATATGCAGTCTGATAGTCATGCAGAAAAAACAGACTATAGCTCTTCTGTTGAATCTTGGAAACCAGATGAGGATCAATCCGTTTCAGAAGAGATAGCTTCCGTCGGTGGTGAGATTAATGAAAATGCTGTCATAGATGCCATTTCAACAGTTTATGATCCTGAAATACCTGTAAATGTCTATGATTTGGGGCTGATTTATGCAGTTGATTTGCATGACGATGGGCGTGTTCATGTAGAAATGACACTGACAGCACCAAATTGCCCCAGTGCTCAAGAGTTGCCTATCATGATCGAACACGCTATTGAAAAAGTGGCGGGTGTTGTTGAGGTAAAAGTAGAAGTTGTTTGGGATCCGCCTTGGGATGTTTCCAGAATGAGTGACGAGGCTCGTTTAACGTTGAATATGTTTTAA
- a CDS encoding DEAD/DEAH box helicase → MVETALPAISKKTNQKEIDIISDTQNLEPESLVLFSDLGLSSSIMRAIDEIGYKTPTLIQAQAIPVILQKQDLVGIAQTGTGKTASFTLPILEILTSSKGRARMPRALILEPTRELAIQVAENLKQYGQYLKLTHALLVGGESIVEQKSNLNRGADIIIATPGRLMDLFEKGAILLNQIKILVIDEADRMLDMGFIPDVEKIISYLPKSRQTLLLSATMAPEIKKLTDSFLSNPTEITVAPPSSVATTIESGLVIVPEKRKRATLRQLLRKDNVKNAIIFCNRKKDVDILTRSLNRHGFQSSALHGDLTQQHRTKTMEEFKNGEIQYLVCSDIAARGIDIDNLSHVFNFDLPRHAEDYVHRIGRTGRAGRTGFAYSIATEDDKENIAAIEALIQKSIPILSLDKPETTDLEKEDTTKKQHKPKEEQQKKTTKKHHYKKEKTIMPRVPLSQAVPDDDNPVIGFGQFVPAFMLSPFRK, encoded by the coding sequence ATGGTAGAAACTGCTTTGCCTGCGATCTCTAAAAAAACTAACCAAAAAGAAATAGACATCATTTCAGATACACAAAATCTTGAACCAGAGTCCCTCGTTCTTTTCAGCGACCTTGGATTATCATCGTCCATCATGCGTGCGATTGATGAAATCGGGTATAAAACACCGACTTTGATCCAAGCACAAGCCATTCCTGTCATTTTACAAAAACAGGACTTGGTCGGTATAGCACAAACGGGTACTGGGAAAACAGCTTCTTTTACATTACCCATCCTTGAAATCCTAACAAGCAGCAAAGGTCGTGCGAGGATGCCTCGTGCGTTAATCTTAGAACCTACCAGAGAACTTGCGATACAAGTGGCGGAAAATCTAAAACAATATGGTCAATATCTTAAATTAACCCATGCCTTGTTGGTTGGCGGCGAAAGTATCGTTGAGCAAAAAAGTAATTTAAATCGTGGTGCGGATATTATCATCGCCACTCCTGGGCGATTAATGGATCTGTTCGAAAAAGGGGCTATACTTCTTAACCAGATTAAAATACTGGTTATTGACGAAGCCGATCGTATGTTAGATATGGGCTTTATCCCAGATGTTGAAAAAATTATTTCTTATTTACCCAAAAGCAGACAAACATTGCTTTTATCTGCCACAATGGCCCCAGAAATTAAAAAACTAACAGATTCTTTTTTATCTAATCCAACCGAAATTACCGTTGCACCGCCATCTTCCGTGGCGACAACGATTGAATCGGGTTTAGTAATCGTTCCTGAAAAAAGAAAAAGAGCGACTTTGCGTCAGTTATTGCGAAAAGATAATGTGAAGAACGCTATCATCTTTTGTAATCGCAAAAAAGATGTTGATATTTTAACACGTTCTTTAAATCGTCATGGATTTCAAAGCAGTGCCTTACATGGCGATTTAACACAACAACACCGCACCAAAACCATGGAAGAGTTCAAAAACGGTGAAATTCAATATTTAGTATGCTCTGATATTGCTGCCAGAGGGATTGATATTGATAATCTATCCCATGTGTTTAATTTTGACCTGCCTCGACATGCAGAGGACTATGTGCATCGTATAGGCAGAACGGGACGTGCTGGACGGACTGGATTCGCTTATAGTATTGCAACAGAAGATGACAAAGAAAATATTGCAGCCATCGAAGCATTAATCCAAAAATCCATTCCGATACTATCATTGGATAAGCCAGAAACAACTGATTTAGAAAAAGAAGACACCACAAAGAAACAACATAAACCCAAAGAAGAACAGCAAAAGAAAACGACTAAAAAGCATCATTATAAAAAAGAAAAAACAATCATGCCTCGCGTTCCATTATCTCAAGCAGTTCCTGATGATGATAATCCAGTCATTGGGTTTGGGCAGTTTGTTCCTGCATTTATGTTATCTCCTTTTAGGAAATAA
- a CDS encoding glycosyltransferase family 2 protein, producing the protein MTKVAVALFVKNEYSDIAGWIAWYQALGVDKLFIFDDYSTDGTFEIIQAAAQIYNIQYFRTDPVQQPNFYWRQRDSFMSAVEIAKEEYDWIGFLDADEYVYLNSFDNLADFLDQFPDADGIAINWCIYGNSNKIIRPRGVTVEVFLEHSDIFFGDNQQVKSFIRPEKLGSHYLNPHQYDIDLSRYVDVKGNVIEWRGCNKDVEWEGAKVMHYICRSMEQYIGRIKKRTDDLGDSIKHWQQFGFHFDTIFVDKEPLRMMPRVRQHLSKINQQIIGNIRKQIKEKSFLEALSFYPSTYEHSLKPKQDNLYQTFKEMSDLRENASVIVRLIGKAEQNLYVSVLEQKLLQTTEQEAQIKSLIPVYGLVFPYLPDVIILTALLEQKYYPISFIIEGQYLLSSEHYLHASFNEEQEEYSLTSIYNSSKLGFSQQNTKNIQLYDMADIHSACFAWEVQVTQQKLKEEDMKIPLLHPYTSLQELYSTLNELPKKSDREFLRIIANLNSSEKAKFKSLFPGLIDQFL; encoded by the coding sequence ATGACCAAAGTTGCGGTTGCTCTATTTGTTAAAAATGAATATAGCGATATTGCTGGTTGGATAGCTTGGTACCAAGCTCTGGGTGTCGATAAGTTATTTATTTTTGATGATTATTCAACGGATGGCACTTTTGAGATTATTCAAGCTGCTGCACAAATTTATAATATTCAATATTTTAGAACTGATCCTGTTCAACAGCCTAATTTTTACTGGCGGCAAAGAGACTCCTTTATGTCAGCCGTAGAAATCGCAAAAGAGGAATATGATTGGATCGGTTTTTTAGATGCAGATGAATATGTTTATTTAAATTCGTTTGATAATCTTGCTGATTTTTTAGACCAATTTCCTGATGCTGATGGGATTGCGATAAATTGGTGTATTTATGGTAACTCCAATAAAATTATACGTCCCAGAGGAGTCACTGTTGAAGTTTTTCTAGAGCATTCTGATATTTTCTTTGGAGATAATCAACAGGTAAAGAGTTTTATTCGCCCAGAAAAACTGGGTTCTCATTACCTCAACCCGCATCAATATGATATTGATCTCTCTCGATATGTAGATGTAAAAGGGAATGTGATTGAGTGGCGTGGTTGTAATAAAGACGTCGAATGGGAGGGTGCCAAAGTAATGCACTATATTTGCCGTAGTATGGAACAATATATAGGGCGTATAAAAAAAAGAACGGATGATTTAGGCGATAGTATTAAGCACTGGCAGCAGTTTGGTTTTCATTTTGATACTATATTTGTTGACAAAGAGCCTTTGAGGATGATGCCAAGGGTAAGGCAACATCTATCAAAGATAAATCAACAGATCATTGGGAATATTCGCAAGCAAATAAAAGAAAAATCCTTTTTAGAAGCATTATCTTTTTACCCTTCGACATATGAACATTCGTTAAAGCCTAAGCAAGATAATTTATATCAAACATTTAAAGAGATGAGTGATCTCCGAGAAAATGCCTCAGTCATTGTGCGGTTGATTGGTAAGGCTGAACAAAATCTTTATGTATCAGTATTGGAACAAAAACTGTTGCAAACAACAGAGCAAGAGGCACAAATAAAGTCTTTGATTCCTGTATATGGACTTGTTTTTCCGTATTTGCCTGATGTGATTATCTTAACAGCATTGCTTGAACAAAAATATTATCCAATATCGTTTATTATTGAGGGGCAGTATTTATTGTCTTCGGAACATTATTTGCACGCTTCTTTTAATGAAGAGCAGGAAGAATATTCTTTAACTTCAATTTATAATTCAAGTAAACTCGGATTTTCACAGCAAAATACAAAGAATATTCAATTGTACGATATGGCAGATATTCATTCGGCATGTTTTGCTTGGGAAGTGCAAGTCACCCAACAAAAATTAAAGGAAGAAGATATGAAGATTCCACTTCTTCACCCCTATACAAGTTTACAAGAATTATATTCTACTTTAAACGAACTGCCTAAAAAATCAGATAGAGAATTTTTGCGTATTATTGCCAATTTAAATTCCTCTGAAAAAGCTAAATTTAAATCTCTATTTCCTGGATTAATCGATCAATTTTTATAA
- the sufB gene encoding Fe-S cluster assembly protein SufB: MTKPTQDEALLKQLEPNAYKWGFETQIEMDMAPKGLNEDIIRLISARKEEPEWMLEWRLKAYHLWLTMTPPQWAKVKHPEIDFQDLHYYAAPKKKKGPKSLDEVDPELLRTYEKLGIPLKERAILAGVEGAEEMSDNQPPVAIDAVFDSVSVATTFKETLSKAGVIFCPISEAIRDYPELVKKYLGSVVPQGDNFYSALNSAVFTDGSFVYIPKGVRCPMELSTYFRINAKNTGQFERTLIIADDKSTVSYLEGCTAPQRDENQLHAAVVELIAMEGAFIKYSTVQNWYPGDKDGKGGIYNFVTKRAACRGARARVSWTQVETGSAITWKYPSCILQGEGSIGEFYSVAVTNGHQQADTGTKMIHIGRNTRSTILAKTISAGKSDSTYRGLVRMLPRAKDARNFTECDSLLIGDQCGAHTVPYIESQNSSVKIEHEATTSKISEEQLFYCQQRGLSKEEAIGLIVNGFCKDVLKELPMEFAVEAQQLLQISLEGSVG, encoded by the coding sequence ATGACTAAACCAACTCAGGATGAAGCCCTGTTAAAACAGTTAGAACCTAATGCCTATAAGTGGGGGTTTGAAACTCAAATTGAAATGGATATGGCTCCGAAGGGATTAAATGAAGATATTATTCGTTTAATTTCTGCTCGTAAAGAAGAGCCTGAGTGGATGTTGGAATGGCGTTTAAAGGCCTATCATTTATGGTTGACAATGACCCCACCTCAATGGGCAAAAGTAAAACATCCAGAGATCGATTTTCAAGATTTGCACTATTATGCAGCTCCAAAAAAGAAAAAAGGACCTAAATCTTTAGATGAAGTCGATCCAGAGCTTTTAAGAACTTATGAAAAATTAGGCATTCCGTTGAAAGAACGAGCTATATTGGCTGGGGTTGAGGGCGCAGAGGAAATGTCTGATAACCAACCGCCCGTTGCGATTGATGCTGTGTTTGACAGTGTTTCCGTGGCGACCACATTTAAGGAAACATTATCCAAAGCAGGCGTTATTTTCTGTCCAATTTCAGAAGCTATCCGTGATTATCCAGAGTTGGTTAAAAAATATTTAGGCAGTGTGGTTCCTCAAGGGGATAATTTTTATTCTGCATTGAATTCTGCTGTATTTACTGATGGCTCTTTTGTTTATATTCCAAAAGGGGTGCGTTGCCCGATGGAATTATCAACTTATTTCCGTATTAATGCAAAAAATACAGGTCAGTTTGAACGAACATTGATTATTGCGGATGATAAATCAACCGTGTCTTATTTAGAAGGTTGTACCGCACCACAACGTGATGAAAATCAGCTTCATGCTGCTGTGGTTGAGCTTATTGCAATGGAAGGTGCGTTTATCAAATATTCCACCGTTCAAAATTGGTATCCAGGGGATAAAGATGGCAAGGGTGGTATTTATAACTTTGTAACGAAACGGGCTGCTTGTCGTGGTGCACGTGCTCGGGTTTCTTGGACACAAGTTGAAACAGGCTCTGCTATTACATGGAAATATCCTTCTTGTATTTTACAAGGTGAGGGATCGATTGGTGAGTTTTACTCTGTTGCAGTGACGAATGGTCATCAACAAGCTGATACGGGTACAAAGATGATTCATATTGGACGCAATACACGTTCAACGATCCTAGCCAAAACTATTAGTGCCGGAAAATCAGACAGCACCTATCGTGGTTTGGTAAGAATGTTGCCAAGAGCCAAAGACGCACGAAATTTTACTGAATGTGACAGTCTATTGATCGGCGATCAATGTGGGGCGCATACGGTGCCTTATATTGAAAGTCAAAATAGCTCTGTTAAAATTGAACATGAAGCAACAACCTCCAAGATTTCAGAAGAGCAACTTTTTTATTGTCAACAACGTGGTCTTTCCAAAGAAGAAGCGATTGGGTTGATTGTGAATGGTTTTTGTAAAGATGTATTAAAAGAACTCCCGATGGAATTTGCCGTAGAAGCACAACAGCTTTTGCAAATTAGTCTTGAAGGAAGTGTGGGATAA
- a CDS encoding DUF445 domain-containing protein: MQEKIENIEKTSEAEHVAWVSFIRYRRIATGLLMVMGVLTFLGYLMPYYGIIHDSFLLNVFRTGAQAGFIGGFADWFAVTALFRHPMGLPIPHTAILPMQQKRLGKGLGYFIARYVFTKDEVKETLDKIDFPSLMARYLSNQANIDMCAKIILNAVPNMLDRFEDGRASMFVSRIFSRLLSGESLSPLMVRALRTMVDNEHHQEIVSFLLEVIKKNLKEKEDSLKEIIQDRVKEQGGRFVGWMIGGSVASKVLLGINKEMDRIDPQNSDLRHGIAEWIKKEIDKFETNPERSEKISEALKLFVDHESVQEWREDIWQKIRTLVEEDVENDDGWMKSLIHDALLYLATQLREDSSVRDKVVATIQGAALRSLPHTQQWLVNFTENVVAGWDSQALISRLETRVGKDLQFIRINGSIVGFLVGIIVYLFIYMCFGHVT; encoded by the coding sequence ATGCAAGAAAAAATTGAAAACATAGAAAAAACGTCTGAAGCAGAGCATGTGGCATGGGTATCCTTTATTCGTTATCGTCGAATAGCAACAGGGTTATTGATGGTAATGGGTGTATTGACTTTTTTAGGGTATTTAATGCCATATTACGGGATTATTCACGATAGTTTTTTGCTAAATGTTTTTCGAACTGGAGCACAAGCAGGCTTTATCGGTGGATTCGCGGATTGGTTTGCTGTGACAGCATTATTTCGCCACCCAATGGGTTTGCCTATTCCACATACAGCGATTCTGCCTATGCAACAAAAACGCTTGGGTAAGGGATTGGGATATTTTATTGCGCGCTATGTTTTTACCAAGGATGAGGTAAAAGAGACCTTGGATAAAATTGATTTTCCGAGCTTAATGGCGAGGTACCTATCTAATCAAGCCAATATCGATATGTGTGCCAAAATTATATTGAATGCTGTTCCGAATATGTTGGATCGTTTTGAAGATGGACGAGCCAGTATGTTTGTAAGTCGTATTTTTTCGCGATTGTTGAGTGGGGAATCTCTTTCGCCATTAATGGTCAGGGCTTTGCGGACAATGGTGGATAATGAACATCATCAAGAGATTGTTTCGTTTTTATTAGAAGTCATCAAAAAGAATTTAAAGGAAAAAGAAGATAGCCTGAAAGAAATCATTCAAGATCGCGTAAAAGAACAGGGGGGACGTTTTGTTGGTTGGATGATTGGTGGCTCGGTGGCATCTAAGGTTTTGCTTGGAATCAATAAAGAAATGGATCGTATTGATCCACAAAATTCAGATTTGCGTCATGGTATCGCAGAATGGATCAAAAAAGAAATTGATAAATTTGAGACCAATCCAGAACGCAGCGAAAAGATATCAGAAGCTTTAAAGTTGTTTGTCGATCATGAAAGTGTTCAAGAATGGCGAGAAGATATTTGGCAAAAAATTCGAACGCTTGTCGAAGAAGATGTCGAAAATGATGATGGTTGGATGAAAAGTCTAATTCATGATGCGCTTCTTTATTTAGCAACACAATTGCGTGAAGATTCATCCGTTCGTGACAAGGTAGTTGCAACAATTCAAGGGGCGGCGTTACGTTCTTTGCCTCATACACAACAATGGTTGGTGAATTTTACTGAAAATGTTGTTGCTGGGTGGGACAGCCAAGCACTTATCTCACGTTTAGAAACACGAGTAGGCAAAGACTTGCAATTTATCCGAATTAACGGCTCGATTGTTGGTTTTTTAGTAGGTATTATTGTTTATTTATTCATTTATATGTGCTTTGGTCATGTCACATAG
- the sufD gene encoding Fe-S cluster assembly protein SufD, protein MHKGSEENKITGLPSLLARVKGQDHSSEQGKAIALLSESGLPTRRAENWKYTDLRWFNQVEFVQSEPVDTQQIQQWLEKNVFSLPELSELPRLIVANGRIVKEFSTLFDCAGCHIEIKKDAYGALGQPQRDIMTALNYAMGRQMIQLTVSKNHQAGTILFVYLGYGQNAGLVSFHHRLNIELQDQAQLSVIEMNAGFGEYFTNPVCEVKIASKADFEYNKLLNSSMESYNCANLYVSLADHAKYRQFLISKGSKFSRQEVYIDMNGEWSNASFQAVQKLSDKQHADITTVFSHLVPHCQSDQNVKNILTDQSHGVFQGKVFVHQKAQKTNAQQQNQTLLLSDQSEINTKPELEIYADDVKCSHGATVGALDEDQLFFLMARGIPFHQAREILINAFVAQAVEDVNDPIAKQLLKEQLGVEVVEDIT, encoded by the coding sequence ATGCATAAGGGGTCAGAGGAAAACAAAATTACAGGATTACCTTCTCTTTTAGCTCGCGTTAAAGGTCAGGATCATTCTTCTGAACAAGGAAAAGCAATTGCCTTGCTTTCTGAGTCAGGGCTTCCTACTCGCCGCGCTGAAAATTGGAAATACACGGATTTAAGATGGTTCAATCAGGTTGAATTTGTTCAATCAGAACCAGTAGATACGCAACAAATTCAACAATGGTTAGAAAAGAATGTTTTTTCTTTACCTGAGTTATCAGAGCTTCCACGCTTGATTGTGGCGAACGGTCGAATTGTAAAAGAATTTTCGACCCTATTTGATTGTGCAGGTTGTCATATTGAAATCAAAAAAGATGCGTATGGGGCATTGGGACAACCCCAAAGAGATATTATGACTGCTTTGAATTATGCCATGGGTCGACAAATGATTCAATTAACAGTGTCAAAAAATCATCAAGCAGGTACAATATTATTTGTCTATTTGGGATACGGACAAAATGCTGGATTAGTCTCTTTTCATCATCGATTAAACATTGAATTACAAGATCAGGCCCAGCTATCTGTTATTGAGATGAATGCAGGTTTTGGGGAATATTTTACCAATCCTGTTTGTGAAGTCAAAATCGCATCTAAAGCTGATTTTGAATACAATAAATTGCTTAATTCTTCTATGGAAAGCTATAATTGTGCCAATTTATATGTTTCCTTAGCTGATCATGCAAAATATCGTCAGTTTTTGATTTCTAAAGGGTCTAAATTCTCTCGACAAGAAGTTTATATTGATATGAATGGCGAGTGGAGTAATGCTTCTTTTCAAGCGGTGCAGAAGCTGAGTGATAAGCAACATGCAGATATTACAACAGTTTTTTCCCACTTGGTGCCGCACTGCCAATCAGATCAAAATGTTAAGAATATTTTAACCGATCAAAGTCATGGTGTTTTTCAAGGTAAAGTTTTCGTCCACCAAAAAGCTCAAAAGACAAATGCACAGCAACAAAATCAAACATTATTACTTTCAGATCAATCCGAAATTAATACCAAGCCTGAGCTAGAGATTTACGCAGATGATGTGAAATGCTCTCATGGTGCGACGGTTGGAGCTTTGGACGAGGATCAGTTATTCTTTTTAATGGCTAGAGGTATCCCATTTCATCAAGCAAGGGAAATCCTGATTAATGCTTTTGTTGCACAAGCAGTGGAAGACGTGAATGACCCCATTGCAAAGCAATTATTAAAAGAACAATTGGGTGTTGAAGTGGTAGAGGATATTACATAA
- a CDS encoding aminotransferase class V-fold PLP-dependent enzyme: MQKSAVFDIEAIRKDFPILQQKINGKPFVFLDSGASAQKPIQVIEAIQKSVYTQYANVHRGVYTMSEAMTDQYEAVRQKVADFMGAVSADEVVYTKNSTEAINLVAHSFGSLLTKGQGIVITEMEHHANLVPWQMLRDRMGLHLYVAPITDQGDIDLIALEQILVENDIALVAITHMSNVLGTINPIKMIAAMAHQNGAKILIDGSQGIVHQQVNVQELDVDFYVFTGHKLYGPTGIGILWGKKEILDQMPPFMGGGDMIERVTFEKSTWALPPVRFEAGTQPILEVVGLGAAIDYVLSIGYENITQHDEALVDYAVQKMQEIAGLTIIGNPEKRGSVIAFTMEKAHAHDIATLLDQNGIAVRAGSHCAEPLLHRLHQTSVARASFGIYTTFKEIDYFVETLKVIQQLFI, translated from the coding sequence ATGCAAAAATCAGCTGTTTTTGACATTGAAGCGATCAGAAAAGATTTCCCTATTTTGCAGCAAAAAATTAATGGTAAGCCGTTTGTTTTTTTAGATAGTGGGGCATCTGCTCAAAAGCCGATACAGGTTATTGAGGCAATACAGAAATCTGTCTATACGCAATATGCAAATGTTCATCGTGGTGTCTATACGATGAGCGAAGCAATGACAGACCAGTATGAAGCCGTACGTCAAAAAGTTGCTGATTTTATGGGTGCGGTTTCTGCTGATGAAGTGGTTTATACAAAAAACAGCACTGAAGCCATTAACCTTGTCGCACATTCTTTTGGTTCTTTGTTAACAAAAGGGCAAGGTATCGTCATTACCGAGATGGAGCATCATGCAAATCTTGTTCCTTGGCAAATGTTGCGTGATCGGATGGGACTTCATCTATACGTCGCACCCATTACAGATCAAGGCGATATCGATTTAATTGCGCTGGAACAAATTCTTGTTGAGAATGATATTGCGTTGGTTGCCATTACACACATGTCGAATGTGTTGGGAACAATTAATCCCATCAAAATGATTGCAGCAATGGCGCATCAAAATGGTGCAAAAATCTTAATCGATGGTAGCCAAGGAATTGTGCATCAACAAGTGAATGTGCAGGAACTGGATGTCGATTTTTATGTATTTACTGGGCATAAACTTTATGGTCCTACAGGTATTGGGATTTTATGGGGGAAAAAAGAAATTCTAGATCAAATGCCACCTTTTATGGGCGGTGGGGATATGATTGAACGCGTAACTTTTGAAAAATCCACGTGGGCTTTACCACCAGTCAGGTTTGAGGCCGGAACGCAACCAATATTAGAAGTGGTCGGGCTTGGGGCTGCGATTGATTATGTTTTATCGATTGGTTATGAGAATATCACCCAGCATGATGAAGCCTTGGTTGATTATGCCGTTCAGAAGATGCAAGAGATTGCGGGATTAACGATCATCGGAAATCCTGAGAAACGCGGTAGTGTGATCGCTTTTACAATGGAAAAAGCACATGCGCATGATATTGCAACTTTGTTAGATCAAAATGGAATTGCAGTGCGTGCAGGCTCTCATTGTGCGGAACCTTTGTTACATCGTTTGCATCAAACTAGCGTCGCGCGGGCAAGTTTTGGAATTTATACAACCTTTAAAGAAATAGATTATTTTGTTGAGACGTTGAAAGTCATTCAACAATTATTTATTTAA
- the sufC gene encoding Fe-S cluster assembly ATPase SufC, which translates to MNMILEIKNLHASVIDETAENSRKEILKGVDLSIPAGETHVIMGPNGSGKSTLSYVLSGHPSYEVTEGSVTFKGQDLLAMSPDERAATGLFLAFQAPVELPGVNNANFLRTAVNSVRKTRGQEELDPVKFLKLVRELAKKLSFSTDMLKRNVNVGFSGGEKKRNEVLQMTLLEPSFAILDETDSGLDIDALRIVAEGVKSLRSLDFSSLIITHHQRLLDHIQPDFIHVLAKGRIIHTGGPELSRQLEAEGYGRLVGEADA; encoded by the coding sequence ATGAATATGATTTTAGAAATTAAAAATTTACATGCTTCTGTTATTGATGAAACTGCAGAAAATAGTCGCAAAGAGATTTTAAAAGGCGTTGATTTGTCCATTCCAGCAGGCGAAACACATGTGATTATGGGACCTAACGGGTCTGGAAAATCAACTTTATCATATGTGTTATCTGGGCATCCGAGTTATGAGGTTACTGAAGGTTCTGTGACTTTTAAAGGACAAGATTTATTAGCAATGTCGCCTGATGAACGTGCTGCAACGGGCTTATTCCTTGCATTTCAAGCACCTGTTGAGCTTCCTGGTGTTAATAATGCGAATTTTTTAAGAACAGCGGTTAATTCTGTTCGTAAAACTCGTGGGCAAGAAGAGCTTGACCCTGTTAAATTTCTTAAATTAGTGCGTGAACTTGCAAAGAAACTATCTTTTTCAACCGATATGCTTAAACGTAATGTCAATGTTGGCTTTTCTGGTGGAGAAAAGAAGCGTAACGAAGTATTGCAAATGACGTTATTAGAGCCTTCTTTTGCAATTCTAGATGAAACCGATAGTGGGCTAGATATTGATGCGCTGCGTATTGTTGCAGAAGGGGTAAAGTCTTTACGCTCTCTTGATTTTTCATCATTGATTATCACGCATCATCAAAGATTATTAGATCATATTCAACCTGATTTTATCCATGTTTTGGCTAAAGGTCGTATTATTCACACGGGTGGTCCTGAACTCTCTCGTCAATTAGAAGCTGAAGGGTATGGTCGATTGGTTGGAGAAGCCGATGCATAA